The DNA region GTCCGAGTCGGGCCGTCGCTACCTCGCCGAGGCGTACACCGGCTGGCCGCTCGCCGGCCGCTGACCCGCGGCGCCTCCCGGCCCGCGAGAGTGCACGTCCCGGCCCGCGAGAGTGCACGTTCAGCTCGCGAGCGTGCGCGCTCAGCCCGCGAGAGTGCACGTCCCGGCCCGCGAGAGTGCGTTTCGCGCTCGCCAGGTTGCGCCCTGCTGCGCGCGCACGCACCCTCGGCAGCCGCAACGCGCACCCTCGGCAGCGGCAACACGCACCCTCGGCAGCGGCAACGTGCACCCTCGGCAGCCGCAACACGCACCCTCGGCAGCCGCAACACGCACCCTCGGCAGCCGAGCACCACGGAGCGCCACGGAGCGCCTTACAGCTCGTCGGCGAAGACCTCGCTCGCGATGCGATACGCCGTGTTGGCGGCGGGGACGCCGGAGTAGATCGCGCTCTGCAGGATCACTTCCTTGATCTCGTCGAGGCTCAGCCCGTTGCGGCGGGCGGCACGCAGGTGCATCGCGAGCTCCTCGTGATGCCCGTGCGCGATCAGCGAGGTCAGCACCGCGATCGACCGCGACCGGCGGTCCAGACCGGGGCGGGACCACACGTCCCCCCAGGCGACCCGGGTGATGAAGTCCTGCCACTCCGTGGTCAGCGCATTCGCGCCGGCCGTCGAGCGGTCGACGTGCTCGTCCGAGAGCACCTCCCGGCGCACCACCATGCCCTGGTCGTAGCGCTCCTGGTCGGAGAGTCCTTCGCCTGCGGGTCTCATGATGCCTTCCTGACGAACTCCAGCAGCGCGGCCGCGACTGCCTCCGGCTGTTCCGCGGGCGGCAGGTGAGCGGCATCCGCGATGGAAACGACCGTGCCGCGCCGAACGCCCGCGGCGATCTCGGTGGACTTCGCCTCGGGCGCCACGGCGTCGTACTCACCCCACATCGCGAGAATCGGGACCTCGATGCGGCTCAGCCGATCGCGCACGTCGTACGCCGCGAGGGCTTCGCAGCACAGCGCGTAGCTCTCGTCGTCGGCGTCCTGCAGCGCGTGCAGCAGCCGCCCGGACAGCTCGGGCCGCCGTGCGATCGAGTCCGGCGCGAACCACCGCTGCGCCGAGCCCATGATCACGCTCGAGGTCGACTGCGCGCGCACCTGCGCAGCGCGCTCGTGCCATCCCGTCGCGTCCCCGAGCTGAGCCCCGGACGCGATGATCGCGGCACGGCGCACCAGCGACGGATGCCGCAGCGCCAGGGCAAGGCCGACCGCTCCGCCGAGCGAGACGCCGGCGTAGCCGAACGGCTCGCCGGTCCCGGCGGCGACCGCATCGGCCAGCTCCTCGACGGTGAACGGCTCGGATGCCGCGGGCGAGGCGCCGTGACCGGGCAGGTCCCAGGCTGCGACGCGGTAGTCCGTCGCAAGCAGCGGGAGCACGTCCTCCCAGAGGATCGTGGACGTGCCCAGCGACGGTCCGAGCACCACGAGGGGCGCACCGGCCGGACCCACGGGCGTGGTGAAGGAGACGGTGGGAACGGTCACGGGCGGGGGCCCTCCTCGAAAGCGTCGGTGGCGTCGGGCGCGCGCCGCAGCGCGGCGTCCGCGAGTGCGGGCGCCAGGCCGAGATAGCGTGCGGGGTCGACGAGCTCGCCGACATCCAGTGCGGATGCCTCGGGCAGGGCTCGCAGGAGTCCCGCCAGGTCACCGCCGGCCGCGGCGTCGACGATGAGCGAGTCGAATCTGGCCTTGCCGATCAGCGGCACGAGGACGATCCCGAGCCGCTCGCTGACGATGAGCCCGTTCGTGAGGTCCAGGTTCTCGCGGGCGCGACCGGCGTCGAGGGACAGACCCGCGGCCAGGTGCGCGGCGCGGGCGGAGGCGCCCAGCGTCAGACGCAGCAACTCCTGCAGGGCGGGCCACTCGGCGTGCCAGGCGCCGTCGGGACGTTCGTCCACGGCCAGTCCGGCGGCCAGGTGCAGCTGGGCGGCGAGCCCGGGGGCGCGCATGGCGGCGGAGCGGAGCAGGACGGCATCCACCGGGTTCTGCTTCTGCGGCATCGCGGACGAGCCGCCGCCTTCGGCAACGGCCGCTTCGGCCACCTCGGTGCGGGCCATGCCCGCGATGTCCGAGCCGAACATCCCGACCGCGGCGACCACGGCGGCCAGCGCATCGCCGAGCTCGGTGACCGGCCAGCGGTCGGTGTGCCAGGGGGCCGCCGGCGCCTGGAGTCCGAGCTCGTGGGCGTACCGTGCCGGCAGATCGGCTGCGGCGGCGGCGCCGAAGCGCTCGACGAAGGCGGCGAGCGTGCCACCGGCACCGCCCAGCTGAGCCGGGAGGCGGGAGGCGGCCTCG from Microbacterium sp. zg-B185 includes:
- the pcaC gene encoding 4-carboxymuconolactone decarboxylase, which encodes MRPAGEGLSDQERYDQGMVVRREVLSDEHVDRSTAGANALTTEWQDFITRVAWGDVWSRPGLDRRSRSIAVLTSLIAHGHHEELAMHLRAARRNGLSLDEIKEVILQSAIYSGVPAANTAYRIASEVFADEL
- a CDS encoding alpha/beta hydrolase; the encoded protein is MTVPTVSFTTPVGPAGAPLVVLGPSLGTSTILWEDVLPLLATDYRVAAWDLPGHGASPAASEPFTVEELADAVAAGTGEPFGYAGVSLGGAVGLALALRHPSLVRRAAIIASGAQLGDATGWHERAAQVRAQSTSSVIMGSAQRWFAPDSIARRPELSGRLLHALQDADDESYALCCEALAAYDVRDRLSRIEVPILAMWGEYDAVAPEAKSTEIAAGVRRGTVVSIADAAHLPPAEQPEAVAAALLEFVRKAS
- a CDS encoding lyase family protein; the encoded protein is MPSDPSSAESLAAPPADGATTSADDVGLLSPVLIGAGDAASDRVVLAHLVGAELALTRALVAAGLAPQAAGIAVDGVRRNPPAIDLGRLARDSVAGGNPVIPLIPLIKASVAQQDQDAAAWVHVGATSQDILDSALMTVGRDVAVAVAESLSQTADALARLVRAHRDDPAAARTLTQHGVPTTLGLKAANWLRAVDRARHRLDEAASRLPAQLGGAGGTLAAFVERFGAAAAADLPARYAHELGLQAPAAPWHTDRWPVTELGDALAAVVAAVGMFGSDIAGMARTEVAEAAVAEGGGSSAMPQKQNPVDAVLLRSAAMRAPGLAAQLHLAAGLAVDERPDGAWHAEWPALQELLRLTLGASARAAHLAAGLSLDAGRARENLDLTNGLIVSERLGIVLVPLIGKARFDSLIVDAAAGGDLAGLLRALPEASALDVGELVDPARYLGLAPALADAALRRAPDATDAFEEGPRP